The Pseudomonas iranensis genome includes a window with the following:
- the dsbG gene encoding thiol:disulfide interchange protein DsbG, whose product MPRLRHLLTLTLGTALLHLPSVQAAEELPAAIKKIEAKGAKIVGQFDAPDGLRGYAAQYQNRGMALYLTPDGKHVVVGNLYDADGKDLSSEPLQKLVYAPMSKEVWAKFEASNWIQDGNKDAPRTVYLFSDPNCPYCNMFWEQARPWVKAGKVQLRHIMVGIILEDSPGKSAALLAAKDPAKALEDHEKAGKGSALKAMKDIPVAVQTKLAANMQLMEDLELQATPAIFYMDDKGELQQQQGAPSPDKLVKILGPK is encoded by the coding sequence ATGCCCCGCCTCCGCCACCTGCTGACGCTGACCCTGGGCACTGCCCTGCTGCACTTGCCGTCGGTGCAGGCTGCTGAAGAACTGCCTGCGGCGATCAAAAAGATCGAAGCCAAGGGCGCGAAAATCGTCGGCCAGTTCGACGCCCCCGATGGCCTGCGCGGGTACGCCGCGCAATACCAGAATCGCGGCATGGCGCTGTACCTGACCCCGGACGGCAAACACGTCGTGGTGGGTAATCTGTACGACGCCGACGGCAAGGACCTGAGCAGCGAGCCTTTGCAGAAACTGGTCTACGCACCGATGTCCAAGGAAGTCTGGGCCAAGTTCGAGGCGAGCAACTGGATTCAGGACGGCAACAAGGATGCACCGCGCACGGTGTACCTGTTCAGCGATCCGAACTGCCCGTACTGCAACATGTTCTGGGAACAGGCGCGGCCATGGGTCAAGGCCGGCAAAGTGCAGTTGCGCCACATCATGGTCGGCATCATCCTCGAAGACAGCCCGGGCAAATCAGCCGCGCTGCTGGCGGCGAAAGACCCGGCCAAGGCCCTGGAAGATCACGAAAAGGCCGGCAAGGGCAGCGCGCTAAAGGCCATGAAAGACATCCCGGTCGCCGTGCAAACCAAACTCGCGGCCAACATGCAGTTGATGGAAGACCTTGAACTGCAGGCCACCCCGGCGATTTTCTACATGGATGACAAAGGCGAACTGCAACAACAGCAAGGCGCGCCTTCGCCGGACAAGTTGGTGAAGATTCTCGGGCCTAAGTAG
- a CDS encoding TlpA disulfide reductase family protein, whose amino-acid sequence MLTFTLGTFAIALNHLLLISALALATFVGWRVAKRGGDNPESALFSLFLLGMLAARVAFVALYWSHYRNDPWQIIDLRDGGFLAWPGVIVLLLAALYRGWRRPALRRPLGFGVVSGVAFWLLATLSLNIYEQGTRLPDISLRNAAGETIKLSEYQGGPLVINLWATWCPPCRREMPVLENAQQQRPDLTFLFVNQAESMQSVATFLETQGLSLNNVLFDRGGRLGQAVGSMALPTTLFYSPDGRLLTSHLGELSNASLARALETFDTSPSSPNQAVAPTNSARKLPCPASATC is encoded by the coding sequence ATGCTGACGTTCACCCTCGGCACCTTCGCCATCGCGCTCAACCACCTGCTGCTGATCAGTGCTCTGGCGCTGGCGACGTTTGTCGGCTGGCGAGTGGCCAAGCGCGGGGGGGATAACCCCGAGTCAGCGCTGTTCAGCCTGTTTTTGCTGGGCATGCTCGCGGCGCGCGTTGCGTTTGTCGCGCTGTACTGGTCGCACTATCGCAATGATCCGTGGCAGATCATCGATCTGCGCGACGGCGGTTTCCTCGCCTGGCCCGGAGTCATCGTGCTGTTGCTGGCGGCGTTATATCGCGGCTGGCGTCGTCCCGCTTTGCGCCGTCCGCTGGGCTTCGGCGTGGTAAGCGGCGTGGCGTTCTGGCTGCTCGCCACCTTGTCGCTGAACATCTACGAACAGGGTACGCGCCTGCCGGATATATCCCTGCGCAACGCCGCTGGCGAAACCATCAAGCTCAGTGAGTATCAGGGCGGGCCGCTGGTGATCAACCTGTGGGCGACCTGGTGCCCACCCTGCCGGCGAGAAATGCCGGTGCTGGAAAACGCCCAGCAACAGCGCCCTGATCTGACGTTCCTGTTTGTCAATCAGGCCGAAAGCATGCAAAGCGTGGCGACGTTCCTGGAAACCCAGGGCCTGAGCCTGAACAACGTGCTGTTCGACCGCGGCGGCCGTCTCGGTCAGGCCGTGGGTTCCATGGCGTTACCGACTACGCTGTTCTATAGCCCGGACGGTCGCTTGCTGACCAGTCATCTCGGTGAACTGTCGAACGCCAGCCTCGCCCGCGCCCTGGAAACCTTCGACACTTCGCCTTCAAGCCCTAATCAGGCCGTTGCCCCGACCAACTCTGCAAGGAAACTGCCATGCCCCGCCTCCGCCACCTGCTGA
- a CDS encoding alpha/beta fold hydrolase — protein MPFFTVDGQALHYIDQGTGPAVLLAGSYLWDQAMWAPQIAALTPHYRVIAVDLWGHGESGKLPEGTTSLDDIARQTQALLDHLDIDRVTLVGLSVGGMWGVRLALSAPQRLNGLVLMDTYVGVEPEPTRQYYFSLFKQIEDTGTISEQLLDIVVPIFFRPGIDPQSALYQDFRAKLKSYSPERLRDSIVPMGRITFGRDDLLPRLSELNPETTLVLCGDQDKPRPASEAREMAELIGCPCVLVPEAGHISNLENPEFVTEALLAFLAERNR, from the coding sequence ATGCCCTTTTTCACGGTTGACGGACAAGCACTGCACTACATTGATCAAGGCACCGGCCCCGCCGTGTTGCTGGCCGGCAGTTATCTCTGGGATCAAGCGATGTGGGCGCCGCAGATCGCCGCGCTGACCCCGCACTATCGCGTCATTGCCGTGGATCTGTGGGGGCATGGCGAGTCCGGCAAGTTACCCGAAGGCACCACATCGCTGGACGACATTGCCCGTCAGACGCAGGCCTTGCTCGATCATCTGGACATTGATCGCGTCACCCTCGTCGGACTATCCGTCGGTGGCATGTGGGGCGTGCGTTTGGCACTGTCCGCACCGCAACGTCTCAACGGTCTGGTGCTGATGGACACCTACGTCGGCGTCGAGCCAGAACCGACCCGGCAGTATTACTTCTCGCTGTTCAAGCAGATCGAAGACACCGGTACCATCTCCGAACAACTGCTCGATATCGTCGTACCGATCTTCTTCCGCCCGGGCATCGACCCGCAGTCGGCGCTGTATCAGGACTTCCGCGCGAAATTGAAGAGCTACTCGCCCGAGCGTCTGCGCGACAGCATCGTACCGATGGGACGCATCACGTTTGGTCGCGACGATCTGTTGCCACGTCTGAGCGAGCTGAACCCGGAGACGACACTGGTGCTGTGCGGCGATCAGGACAAACCACGGCCAGCCTCGGAAGCACGGGAAATGGCTGAATTGATCGGTTGCCCGTGCGTGCTGGTACCGGAGGCGGGGCATATCTCCAATCTGGAGAATCCCGAGTTTGTCACTGAGGCACTGCTGGCGTTTCTGGCCGAGCGCAACCGCTAG